Proteins from one Bacteroides mediterraneensis genomic window:
- a CDS encoding lipopolysaccharide assembly protein LapB translates to MKIRTHIIIIICTTLMTVGCSQNHKVTKQTPELAKAEEVMFDHPDSALHILESMPIPSARKDKENHALWCLLTSQAKVKLIMKIPSDSLVKIAYDYYKSTDNARRKAMSALYMGDINYELGNIEEAMQYYLEGKTEVEKTEDYKTGYLIMSSLGKLYLYRRLNAYALEACTIAYDYAVKDSNKRYQMGALQYLARCYCILNELPKAIETYQKCSDIAVELGLNNKAYYYDIQTEIALVYKNSSQFLQSLEILKSFPVKFQSSSLIGKNYFYLKQYDSAYFYLNKALLTDNIYTKASVYEFLYKFGNQPKYRKYLTSYCDSLLFYNDSIITLNKSKEIIAYKEKYENERLTTEKQRLELEKSNITYWWMFTIVIVLLLGILLIYIYLHKRIAIHQKEEKLTRLALQLHDKELEVEKNESYIAELQSQFEQNNKKEELYIEQVEALKKLKKENERLSLEKNMLHDKIASYSISGHELSDVKTLSDRVLLLEKREKELCSLLLTQAPFLRKLHLQPVYLNETELKDVCKIADNIFQKFTQRLSKEVSVLSEHEIILCSLIKLRFSITEISIFLNIAPASVSRSKLRIKNKICSVFGENLKEKSLDVWLWEY, encoded by the coding sequence ATGAAAATAAGAACCCATATAATTATCATAATCTGTACTACTTTAATGACTGTAGGATGCAGCCAGAATCATAAAGTAACAAAGCAAACGCCAGAACTCGCAAAGGCGGAGGAGGTGATGTTTGACCATCCCGACAGTGCGCTGCACATATTGGAGTCCATGCCGATTCCGTCTGCACGTAAAGACAAAGAGAATCATGCGCTGTGGTGCTTGCTGACCTCACAAGCAAAGGTGAAGCTGATAATGAAAATTCCTTCCGATTCGCTTGTGAAGATAGCGTACGATTATTACAAGTCTACGGATAATGCCCGTAGAAAAGCAATGTCCGCCCTTTACATGGGTGATATAAACTATGAGCTTGGCAATATAGAGGAAGCCATGCAGTATTATCTAGAAGGCAAAACAGAAGTAGAGAAAACAGAAGATTATAAAACCGGATATCTTATTATGTCTTCTTTGGGAAAACTATATTTATATCGTAGACTCAATGCATACGCACTTGAAGCATGTACTATAGCATACGATTATGCAGTGAAGGATTCCAATAAGCGGTATCAGATGGGGGCATTACAATATCTGGCCAGATGCTATTGTATCTTAAATGAACTCCCCAAAGCTATTGAAACCTATCAGAAATGTAGCGATATAGCCGTTGAATTAGGACTTAATAATAAAGCATATTATTATGACATCCAGACGGAAATAGCTCTTGTTTATAAAAACAGTTCACAGTTCTTACAATCATTGGAAATCCTGAAATCCTTTCCTGTCAAATTCCAGTCATCATCATTGATTGGAAAAAATTATTTCTATCTCAAGCAATATGACTCAGCTTACTTCTATCTTAATAAAGCATTGCTCACCGATAATATCTATACAAAAGCTTCCGTATATGAGTTTTTGTACAAATTTGGGAATCAGCCCAAATATCGAAAATATTTGACAAGCTATTGTGATTCATTGCTATTCTATAACGACTCTATAATAACCCTTAACAAGAGTAAGGAGATTATAGCATACAAGGAGAAATATGAGAATGAAAGACTGACAACGGAAAAGCAAAGGTTAGAACTGGAAAAATCCAATATCACTTATTGGTGGATGTTTACTATAGTAATAGTTCTGTTATTGGGTATTTTACTTATTTATATTTATCTGCACAAACGAATTGCTATACATCAGAAAGAAGAAAAGTTAACCCGTTTAGCCTTGCAACTACATGATAAAGAATTAGAAGTTGAAAAGAACGAATCATATATTGCAGAACTTCAGTCACAGTTCGAGCAGAACAATAAGAAAGAAGAACTTTATATTGAGCAGGTAGAGGCACTTAAGAAGCTGAAAAAGGAAAATGAGCGTTTGTCGTTGGAGAAAAATATGCTACATGACAAGATTGCTTCCTATTCCATCTCAGGTCATGAACTGTCTGATGTAAAGACTTTATCTGACAGAGTTCTGTTATTGGAAAAGAGGGAAAAAGAACTATGCTCTTTGCTGTTGACGCAAGCACCATTCTTACGTAAACTTCATCTGCAACCTGTCTATTTGAATGAAACAGAACTGAAGGATGTGTGTAAAATAGCTGACAATATTTTTCAGAAATTTACACAACGTTTGTCGAAAGAGGTGTCTGTCCTTAGCGAACATGAAATAATATTATGTAGTTTAATCAAACTCCGTTTTTCCATTACTGAAATTTCTATTTTCTTGAATATAGCTCCAGCCTCAGTATCCAGGAGTAAATTACGTATAAAGAATAAGATTTGTTCAGTGTTTGGTGAAAATCTGAAGGAAAAAAGTCTTGATGTCTGGCTTTGGGAATATTGA
- a CDS encoding toxin-antitoxin system protein, translating to MEAVIRKQTSFRLREDLLKVLQEEAKKANRSLNNYVESMLMDAVYSEPNEETKAAIKEARTGKYAGTINTSSLEAFIKSCEE from the coding sequence ATGGAAGCAGTAATAAGAAAACAGACCTCATTTCGGTTGCGTGAAGACTTGCTAAAGGTCTTACAGGAAGAAGCCAAAAAAGCCAACAGAAGCCTGAATAACTACGTGGAAAGCATGCTCATGGATGCTGTCTATTCAGAACCGAACGAAGAAACAAAAGCGGCCATCAAGGAAGCACGTACAGGGAAATATGCTGGCACCATAAACACCAGCAGCTTGGAAGCCTTTATAAAATCCTGTGAAGAATAA
- a CDS encoding ATP-binding protein, producing the protein MKYPIGIQSFDQLIEDGYVYVDKTDLVYSLVKEGKIYFLSRPRRFGKSLLVSTLKNYFLGRKELFKGLKIDALEKDWKVYPVFHLDFNGTDFTLPGELERKLGYYISLWADQYALPEKSRNLGLGDFFAEVIRAAHEHTGRRAVVLIDEYDKPILDVLDTDASLEERNRNTLKAFYSAFKSADEHLQFVFLTGVTKFSQVSVFSGFNQPFDISMHGKYETLCGISQEELDATFREPMEAMSEVYRCSYDEMRAMLKAQYDGYHFSKKLSDVYNPFSLLNAFAAMDISDYWFKSGTPTYLIRLLSHTDENMNEITGKYYSAEEFIDYKANVEQPLPMIYQSGYLTIKDFDLEENTFLLDYPNKEVKRGFLTMVASSYFSNGDTPSWIRNAVTCLKKGELDDFRTSLTSFLASIPYTMRRKENERERERYFHYTFYLLMRLISVYTVYTEKVQSHGRVDCIVETPDFVYIFEFKLDGTAEEALRQIKEKGYAREYEADQRKLYKIGAVFSSETGTIADWRTE; encoded by the coding sequence ATGAAGTACCCAATAGGAATCCAAAGTTTCGACCAGTTGATAGAAGACGGCTATGTTTATGTGGATAAAACAGATTTGGTTTACAGTCTGGTAAAGGAAGGCAAGATTTACTTCCTCAGCCGTCCGCGTCGTTTCGGGAAGAGTCTTCTTGTCTCTACCTTGAAGAACTATTTCTTAGGAAGGAAAGAACTGTTCAAAGGGTTGAAGATAGACGCGCTGGAGAAGGACTGGAAAGTCTATCCCGTATTTCATCTTGATTTCAACGGAACAGATTTCACGCTTCCCGGCGAACTGGAAAGAAAGCTCGGTTATTACATTTCTTTATGGGCTGACCAGTATGCTTTGCCCGAAAAAAGCCGTAATTTGGGGCTGGGCGATTTCTTTGCCGAGGTCATTCGTGCGGCCCATGAGCATACCGGGAGGAGGGCCGTTGTCCTGATTGATGAATATGACAAACCCATCTTGGACGTGTTGGATACAGACGCTTCCTTGGAAGAGCGGAACCGGAATACATTGAAAGCCTTTTATTCCGCTTTCAAGAGTGCCGACGAGCATCTTCAGTTTGTATTCCTGACCGGGGTGACGAAGTTTTCGCAGGTGAGTGTGTTCAGCGGTTTCAACCAGCCTTTCGACATTAGTATGCACGGCAAGTATGAGACGCTATGCGGCATATCTCAGGAAGAACTGGATGCTACTTTCCGGGAGCCGATGGAGGCCATGTCGGAGGTGTACCGTTGTTCGTATGATGAAATGCGGGCGATGCTTAAAGCACAATATGACGGTTATCATTTCAGTAAGAAATTGTCTGATGTATATAATCCGTTCAGTCTTCTTAATGCGTTTGCTGCGATGGATATATCTGATTATTGGTTCAAGAGTGGTACGCCGACTTATCTTATCCGGCTGCTGTCTCACACCGACGAGAATATGAACGAAATCACGGGCAAGTACTATTCTGCGGAAGAGTTCATCGACTACAAGGCCAACGTGGAACAGCCGTTGCCGATGATTTACCAAAGCGGCTACTTGACGATAAAGGATTTCGATCTGGAAGAAAACACCTTCCTTTTGGATTATCCGAATAAGGAGGTGAAGCGTGGCTTTCTTACGATGGTGGCTTCCAGCTATTTTTCGAATGGAGATACTCCTTCATGGATAAGAAACGCAGTGACATGCCTTAAAAAAGGAGAGTTGGACGATTTCCGTACAAGTCTTACTTCCTTTTTAGCCAGTATTCCGTACACCATGCGCCGTAAGGAAAATGAGCGTGAACGGGAGCGTTATTTCCACTACACGTTCTATCTGTTGATGCGCCTTATCAGCGTGTATACGGTATATACGGAAAAGGTGCAGAGTCACGGCAGGGTAGACTGTATCGTGGAAACTCCAGACTTTGTGTATATATTCGAGTTTAAACTGGATGGAACAGCCGAAGAAGCTCTGCGTCAGATTAAGGAAAAAGGCTATGCGCGGGAGTACGAAGCAGACCAGCGTAAACTCTATAAAATAGGAGCAGTGTTCTCATCTGAAACAGGTACGATAGCAGATTGGCGAACAGAGTAG
- a CDS encoding phospho-sugar mutase: protein MENNELIQQCTEKAQTWLTAAYDAETQAEVKRMLENPDKSELIDAFYKDLEFGTGGLRGIMGAGSNRMNIYTVGAATQGLANYLNKCFAGKKDISVVVGHDCRNNSRKFAEISADIFTANGIKVYLFDDMRPTPEMSFAIRHLGCQSGINITASHNPKEYNGYKAYWDDGAQVLAPHDKGIIDEVNKISGVSEIKFQGNKELIQIIGKEIDDEYLRQVHTLSIDPEVIKRQKDLKIVYTPIHGTGMKLIPQSLKLWGFENVHCVAEQMVKSGDFPTVVSPNPENAEALTLAIKLAKEIDADIVMASDPDADRVGMACKDSKGEWVLINGNQTCLIFLYYIIKNRIAMGKMKGNEFIVKTIVTTELIKKVADKNHIKMLDCYTGFKWIAREIRLREGKEQYIGGGEESYGFLAEDFVRDKDAVSACSLLAEICAWAKDQGKTLYDILMEIYVEYGFSLEVTVNVVKPGKTGADEIKAMMENFRACPPKELGGSEVVLVKDYKTLKATDNTGKATDLDMPEPSNVLQFFTADGTKVSVRPSGTEPKIKFYMEIKGEMHCPKCYAGALADAKEKVDAVKKSLGI, encoded by the coding sequence ATGGAAAACAATGAATTAATTCAACAGTGTACTGAGAAAGCTCAGACATGGCTGACGGCTGCCTACGATGCCGAGACACAGGCTGAAGTGAAACGCATGCTTGAAAATCCCGACAAGTCGGAATTGATTGATGCCTTCTACAAAGACCTTGAATTCGGTACAGGTGGTTTGCGCGGCATCATGGGAGCCGGTTCCAACAGAATGAATATCTACACGGTAGGTGCCGCTACACAGGGCTTGGCCAACTACCTGAACAAATGCTTTGCCGGAAAGAAAGATATCTCGGTAGTGGTAGGTCACGACTGTCGCAACAACAGCCGCAAGTTTGCGGAAATTTCTGCCGACATCTTCACGGCCAACGGCATCAAGGTTTATCTGTTCGATGACATGCGTCCTACACCAGAAATGTCATTTGCCATCCGTCACCTGGGCTGCCAGAGCGGTATCAACATCACGGCTTCACACAACCCGAAAGAATACAACGGTTACAAGGCTTACTGGGATGACGGTGCACAGGTACTGGCTCCGCACGACAAGGGCATCATCGACGAAGTGAACAAGATTTCCGGCGTGAGCGAAATCAAGTTCCAGGGCAACAAGGAACTGATTCAGATTATCGGCAAGGAAATTGACGACGAATACCTGCGTCAGGTTCACACCTTGTCTATCGACCCGGAAGTGATCAAGCGTCAGAAAGACCTGAAGATTGTCTACACGCCGATTCACGGTACCGGTATGAAACTGATTCCGCAGTCACTCAAATTGTGGGGCTTTGAAAACGTACATTGCGTGGCCGAACAGATGGTGAAGAGCGGCGACTTCCCTACAGTGGTATCTCCTAACCCGGAAAATGCGGAAGCACTGACATTGGCCATCAAGTTGGCCAAGGAAATCGATGCCGATATCGTGATGGCTTCCGACCCGGATGCCGACCGCGTGGGTATGGCTTGCAAGGACAGCAAGGGCGAATGGGTATTGATTAACGGTAACCAGACCTGCTTGATTTTCCTGTACTACATCATCAAGAACCGTATCGCCATGGGTAAGATGAAAGGCAACGAGTTCATCGTGAAGACCATCGTAACTACAGAGCTGATTAAGAAGGTGGCCGACAAGAACCACATCAAGATGCTCGACTGCTACACTGGTTTCAAATGGATTGCCCGTGAAATCCGTCTGCGTGAAGGCAAGGAACAATACATCGGTGGCGGTGAGGAAAGCTACGGATTCCTGGCTGAAGACTTCGTACGTGATAAAGATGCCGTTTCTGCCTGCTCACTGCTGGCTGAAATCTGCGCATGGGCCAAAGACCAGGGCAAGACCTTGTATGACATACTGATGGAAATCTACGTAGAATACGGCTTCTCACTGGAAGTGACTGTCAACGTAGTGAAACCGGGTAAGACGGGTGCCGATGAAATCAAGGCCATGATGGAAAACTTCCGTGCATGTCCGCCGAAAGAACTGGGTGGCTCGGAAGTGGTTCTGGTAAAAGACTACAAGACCTTGAAGGCTACCGACAACACCGGAAAAGCTACAGACCTGGATATGCCGGAACCTTCCAACGTGCTTCAGTTCTTTACAGCCGACGGTACAAAAGTTTCTGTACGTCCTTCCGGCACAGAACCTAAGATTAAGTTCTACATGGAAATCAAGGGCGAAATGCATTGTCCGAAGTGCTATGCAGGTGCATTGGCCGACGCCAAAGAAAAAGTAGATGCAGTAAAGAAATCTTTGGGCATTTAA
- a CDS encoding M23 family metallopeptidase — protein sequence MRQKMILALALAGVLSGQAQNVTDNYFRSPFDFPILLSANFGELRPNHFHNGLDIKTQGVTGKPIYCIADGYVSRVAVLHGGYGQALYITHPNGLTSVYGHVVSFAKNIQAYVRQYQYAHETFTCDLKFQPGQFPVKKGDIIALSGNEGASAGPHLHLELRQTETGEYIDPMPYFKRFLKDSKAPVASLIGIYPIQGEGVVNGSTQKKLLNVNALRQPIHAWGKIYTGISAKDYMDGTSNFYGVHSVTLYVDSVQVFNSTTDRVLPDENRMINGFTDYDELTRTRRLIMRSYKLPGNRLRLLRTDENRGAVNINEERDYHFRYVLEDNFGNRRTYAFTIKGKRQDIPAYKPEVDEMLYWNRTNVIQQPGMELVVPRYYVYDNVPLHTRVKGDSSHIAFDYVLDAGRTPIHSYCDLSIGLRHKPVADTTKYYIVQKAGKWRSSMGGKYENGWVKTRIRSLGTFSVDVDTVAPKITPVGQGGWRSNRQIRFRISDAESGIGTYKVYIDGKFVLFGLKKGILVIQDPEKVKKGVPHKAEVTVTDQCGNTARKEYKF from the coding sequence ATGAGACAAAAAATGATACTGGCACTGGCCTTGGCGGGGGTACTCTCCGGACAGGCCCAGAATGTCACCGACAACTACTTCCGTTCTCCGTTCGACTTTCCGATTCTGCTCAGCGCCAACTTTGGCGAGCTGCGCCCCAATCATTTCCACAACGGACTGGACATCAAGACACAAGGGGTAACCGGCAAACCCATTTATTGCATTGCCGACGGCTATGTATCGCGTGTGGCGGTATTGCACGGAGGATACGGACAGGCTCTCTATATCACCCATCCCAACGGACTGACTTCGGTGTACGGACACGTGGTTTCATTTGCCAAGAACATACAGGCTTACGTGCGCCAGTACCAGTATGCGCACGAAACGTTTACCTGCGACCTGAAATTCCAACCCGGACAGTTCCCGGTGAAGAAGGGGGATATCATTGCCCTGAGCGGCAACGAGGGGGCTTCGGCTGGACCTCACCTGCACCTGGAGCTGCGGCAGACGGAAACGGGGGAATACATTGACCCCATGCCTTATTTCAAGCGTTTCCTGAAAGACAGCAAGGCGCCCGTGGCCAGCCTCATCGGCATTTATCCGATTCAGGGAGAGGGTGTGGTGAACGGCAGCACGCAAAAGAAACTGCTCAACGTGAATGCCCTGAGACAGCCCATCCACGCGTGGGGGAAAATCTACACGGGCATCAGCGCCAAGGATTACATGGACGGTACCTCGAACTTCTACGGCGTACACTCGGTCACGCTTTATGTGGACTCGGTACAGGTGTTCAACAGCACGACCGACCGGGTGCTGCCCGACGAGAACCGCATGATCAACGGGTTTACGGACTACGACGAGCTGACCCGCACGCGACGGCTGATTATGCGTTCCTATAAGTTGCCCGGCAACCGTCTCCGACTGCTCCGCACGGATGAGAACCGGGGTGCTGTAAACATCAACGAGGAACGGGACTATCATTTCCGCTACGTGCTGGAAGACAATTTCGGCAACCGCAGAACGTATGCATTTACCATAAAGGGCAAACGGCAGGACATTCCCGCCTACAAGCCAGAGGTTGACGAGATGCTTTACTGGAACCGGACCAATGTCATCCAGCAACCGGGTATGGAACTGGTGGTGCCCCGCTACTACGTATATGACAACGTGCCGCTCCATACTCGCGTCAAGGGGGACAGCTCGCACATCGCCTTCGACTATGTGCTGGATGCCGGACGGACGCCTATCCACAGCTACTGCGACTTGTCCATCGGCCTGCGCCACAAGCCGGTGGCCGACACCACGAAATACTACATCGTGCAGAAGGCCGGCAAATGGCGGAGTTCCATGGGCGGGAAATACGAGAACGGATGGGTCAAGACCCGGATACGTTCCCTCGGCACCTTCTCTGTCGACGTGGATACCGTGGCGCCGAAAATCACTCCCGTCGGACAGGGCGGATGGCGCAGCAACCGGCAAATCCGGTTCCGTATCAGCGACGCCGAATCGGGTATCGGCACCTACAAGGTGTACATTGACGGGAAGTTTGTCCTCTTCGGCCTGAAGAAAGGCATCCTGGTGATACAAGACCCGGAAAAAGTGAAAAAGGGAGTTCCCCACAAGGCCGAGGTGACCGTGACCGACCAATGCGGAAACACGGCCCGCAAGGAATACAAGTTCTGA
- a CDS encoding C69 family dipeptidase — protein MKMKKIMLAVFLLTACIANGWACTNFIVGKKASADGSVIVSYSADSYGMFGYLCHYPAAQHAPGEMRDIYDWDSGKYLGKIKEAKQTYNVIGNTNEFQVTIGETTFGGRPELVDSTGIMDYGSLIYVALQRSRTAKEAIKIMTDLVKEYGYYSSGESFSIADPNEAWIMEMIGKGPGVKGAVWVAVRIPDDCIAAHANQSRIHKFDMNDKENCLYAPDVVSFAREKGYFSGNNKDFSFADAYCPLDFSGLRFCEARVWSFYNMFSKATGQSYLSYIQGESKEPMPLYVKPDQKISVRDIQHAMRDHYEGTPLDITKDMGAGCFEMPYRLSPLTFKVDGQEYFNERPISTQQSGFVFVSQMRSNLPDAIGGVLWFGLDDANMTVFTPVYCNTDKVPYPYQQGHGDCVTFSWDSAFWIYNWVADMIRPRYNLMVEDMRTVQNSLEDTYAQAQEGIESTALKLYQQDPAKAKEFLTNYTQMTAQTAVDSWKKLGEFLIVRYNDGAVKRMQNGQLQRPATGNTAPLDRPGYSKEFLQELVKSTGERYKMKELK, from the coding sequence ATGAAAATGAAAAAAATAATGCTGGCTGTCTTTCTGCTGACAGCATGTATTGCCAACGGATGGGCATGTACCAACTTCATTGTCGGAAAGAAGGCTTCGGCCGACGGTTCCGTCATCGTTTCTTACTCGGCCGACTCTTACGGCATGTTCGGCTACCTGTGCCACTACCCGGCTGCCCAGCATGCACCGGGCGAGATGCGCGACATCTACGACTGGGATTCGGGCAAATACCTGGGCAAAATCAAGGAAGCCAAACAGACCTACAACGTCATCGGCAACACGAACGAGTTTCAGGTGACCATCGGGGAAACCACTTTCGGCGGACGTCCGGAACTGGTGGACAGCACCGGCATCATGGACTACGGAAGCCTGATTTACGTGGCCCTGCAACGTTCGCGCACGGCCAAGGAAGCCATCAAAATCATGACCGACCTGGTGAAAGAATACGGTTACTACAGCAGCGGTGAATCGTTCTCGATTGCCGACCCGAACGAAGCCTGGATCATGGAGATGATTGGAAAAGGACCGGGCGTGAAAGGGGCTGTATGGGTGGCTGTCCGTATTCCGGACGACTGCATTGCCGCTCATGCCAACCAGAGCCGCATCCACAAATTCGATATGAACGACAAGGAAAACTGCCTGTATGCACCCGACGTGGTTTCCTTTGCCCGCGAAAAAGGCTATTTCAGCGGCAACAACAAAGACTTCAGCTTTGCCGATGCCTACTGCCCGCTCGATTTCAGCGGCTTGCGTTTCTGCGAGGCACGTGTGTGGAGCTTCTACAACATGTTCAGCAAGGCGACCGGACAGTCTTACCTTTCTTATATCCAGGGCGAGAGCAAGGAGCCGATGCCGCTTTACGTGAAACCGGACCAGAAGATTTCGGTACGCGACATCCAGCATGCCATGCGTGACCACTACGAAGGTACTCCGCTCGACATCACCAAGGACATGGGTGCCGGCTGTTTCGAGATGCCTTACCGCCTGTCGCCGCTGACCTTCAAGGTGGACGGACAGGAATATTTCAACGAACGCCCCATCTCTACCCAGCAGAGCGGTTTCGTGTTCGTTTCACAGATGCGTTCCAACCTGCCCGACGCCATCGGCGGTGTGCTCTGGTTCGGTCTGGACGACGCCAACATGACGGTCTTCACTCCGGTGTACTGCAACACGGACAAGGTGCCTTATCCTTACCAGCAGGGACACGGTGACTGCGTAACCTTCTCATGGGATTCCGCGTTCTGGATTTACAACTGGGTGGCCGACATGATCCGTCCGCGCTACAACCTGATGGTGGAAGACATGCGCACCGTGCAGAACAGCCTGGAAGATACTTATGCACAGGCACAGGAAGGCATTGAAAGCACGGCCCTGAAACTGTATCAGCAAGACCCGGCCAAAGCCAAGGAATTCCTGACCAACTACACGCAGATGACGGCACAGACTGCTGTAGACAGCTGGAAGAAACTGGGCGAATTCCTCATCGTACGCTACAACGACGGTGCCGTGAAACGCATGCAGAACGGACAGTTGCAACGCCCGGCTACCGGCAACACGGCTCCGCTGGACCGCCCGGGATACAGCAAGGAATTCTTGCAGGAACTGGTAAAATCAACCGGCGAACGCTACAAAATGAAAGAACTGAAGTAA